A window of the Diceros bicornis minor isolate mBicDic1 chromosome 28, mDicBic1.mat.cur, whole genome shotgun sequence genome harbors these coding sequences:
- the HEMGN gene encoding hemogen, whose protein sequence is MVSDSVKLHSCKPAFTTLLLLCIFTIPRGSLQPYSAVCLDYPNHLPREKKHKRQRTGKGKGNQRGRKRQQKTELKVEPRPQLEKEIMEKTLATAKKETEPPSSVTKALRPVASPQRVVPETHFSAIGQESIIHQENSSEYQETAVQNHPSEICQDRAEPEDLSPKMCQEIAVLQDHPSKMYHDMAEPEGFSPKMCQEIAVAKALPSKTSEDIADLEGCSLEAYPKPDAPKDYTLETYQKRADLEEYNSEPGQGTAEMESFFPKTQEIAVPKDLPTKTCQETVEPEHFSHKRYKEITVPKVPSRKTIQETPASQEYPPKIDQETLGPEDCSPEIDKETLGPEDYSPEIYQETPGPEDYLPQIYQETPGPEDYSPQIYQETPGPEDYSPEIDKETPGPEDCSPEIYQETPGPEDLSTKTYKNKDVSKECFPEPYPETGGPSRQDPEAHQEDAKDVYPFPREMKEPKAEEPEIPAIPNAPQEIRPENNVHSYVFF, encoded by the exons agagaaaaaacacaAGCGACAGAggacaggaaaaggaaaaggaaatcaaAGAGGCAGAAAGAGACAACAAAAGACAGAACTGAAGGTGGAGCCTCGGCCACaattagaaaaggaaattatgGAGAAAACTCTGGCAACtgcaaagaaagaaactgaacCACCTAGCAGTGTAACCAAAGCTCTCCGTCCGGTTGCCTCCCCCCAAAGAGTTGTACCTGAGACCCATTTTTCTGCAATAGGTCAAGAAAGCATTATACATCAGGAAAATTCTTCTGAGTACCAAGAAACAGCAGTACAAAACCACCCTTCTGAAATATGCCAAGATAGGGCTGAACCTGAGGACCTTTCTCCTAAAATGTGCCAAGAAATAGCTGTTCTTCAAGACCATCCCTCCAAAATGTACCATGATATGGCTGAACCTGAAGGCTTCTCTCCTAAAATGTGCCAAGAAATAGCTGTAGCCAAAGCCCTTCCTTCTAAAACGTCTGAAGACATAGCTGACCTGGAAGGATGCTCTCTTGAAGCATACCCCAAGCCAGATGCACCTAAAGACTACACTCTTGAAACATACCAAAAAAGAGCTGACCTTGAGGAATACAATTCTGAACCAGGTCAAGGAACAGCTGAGATGGAAAGCTTCTTTCCTAAAACACAAGAAATAGCTGTGCCTAAAGACCTTCCTACGAAAACATGCCAAGAAACAGTTGAACCCGAACACTTTTCtcataaaagatataaagaaatcacTGTACCTAAAGTCCCTTCTCGTAAAACAATCCAAGAAACACCTGCTTCACAAGAATATCCGCCTAAAATAGACCAAGAAACACTTGGGCCTGAAGACTGTTCACCTGAAATAGACAAAGAAACACTTGGGCCTGAAGACTATTCACCTGAAATATACCAAGAAACACCTGGGCCTGAAGACTATTTACCTCAAATATACCAAGAAACACCTGGGCCTGAAGACTATTCACCTCAAATATACCAAGAAACACCTGGGCCTGAAGACTATTCACCTGAAATAGACAAAGAAACACCTGGGCCTGAAGACTGTTCACCTGAAATATACCAAGAAACACCTGGGCCTGAAGACCTCTCTACTAAGACCTATAAAAATAAGGATGTGTCTAAAGAATGCTTTCCAGAACCATACCCAGAAACAGGTGGGCCCTCACGCCAGGATCCTGAAGCACACCAGGAAGATGCTAAGGATGTTTACCCTTTTCCTCGAG aaatgaaagaaCCCAAAGCAGAAGAACCAGAGATACCAGCAATTCCAAATGCTCCTCAAGAGATTCGCCCAGAAAATAACGTCCATagctatgtttttttttaa